Proteins encoded together in one Lathyrus oleraceus cultivar Zhongwan6 chromosome 5, CAAS_Psat_ZW6_1.0, whole genome shotgun sequence window:
- the LOC127086423 gene encoding uncharacterized protein LOC127086423 isoform X7 produces MDSETEFPVPNRMESELIKEYFETESRFIAVRSYYQIYQNVLIRKDAVSIIARVSRRIDSDTYIPYLAMNYFDRLCSRNTNIMKDKDVEGRSAEERFRLIAMGCLTISAKMRTKNFSVDQLLSAMKSRKGNITHQMVKKVENLILDELNWKMLPVTAFCFLNHYYPYFKEFGGFRRRCINEIIVQAQGEHTFIRYTPSQIALSAFMAASKIAYPSKYDKIQNPSNFHKIDNEELVKKCSDQMVDLCDRWNIHIEPAESGIGSPCNKVILLGPPEETKEVGTSKVKEIQQRNSMAVVGDSSKSNAAVVNSCEEEEKQNGTAIINGFGTSNAKEIQQGNGKVGSSEEKEKENGTAIINGLGTSNAKEIQQGNGKVSVVGSSEEKEKENGAAIINGVGTSNVKEIQQGNGKVGSSEEKENGAAIINGVGTSNVKKIQQGNGKVGSSKENGIAINNGVGTSKVKEIQQGNGKVAVVGSSEEKEKENGTAINNGVGTSKVMEIQHSKSKGVVVDLCEEEDEDEEVGTALIQRRQVMRNTDPSHAQVRMQVDVIQLPKDDKDRVEDIIRRSLEKCMAVEAEEPQIQMRGSSSGIVDLVEPLNFKLKWFI; encoded by the exons GAAACGGAATTCCCTGTTCCTAATCGGATGGAATCCGAACTCATAAAGGAATACTTTGAAACTGAATCTCGATTCATTGCTGTTAGGAGCTACTACCAAATTTATCAGAACGTTCTTATACGGAAGGATGCTGTTTCAATAATCGCCAGG GTCTCGAGGAGAATTGATTCTGATACATATATTCCGTATCTTGCTATGAACTACTTTGATCGCCTCTGTTCAAGGAACACAAATATCATGAAG GATAAGGACGTGGAAGGTCGTAGTGCTGAGGAAAGATTTCGATTGATTGCAATGGGTTGTCTCACCATATCTGCCAAGATGAGGACAAAAAACTTCTCTGTTGATCAGCTTTTG AGCGCCATGAAATCCAGGAAAGGGAATATAACTCATCAGATGGTAAAGAAAGTGGAGAATCTCATTCTTGATGAACTTAATTGGAAAATGCTACCGGTGACTGCCTTCTGCTTTCTGAATCACTATTACCCTTACTTCAAAGAATTCGGTGGCTTTAGACGTCGTTGCATCAATGAGATCATAGTTCAAGCTCAGGGAG AACACACATTTATTAGATACACACCTTCTCAGATTGCATTGTCCGCGTTTATGGCTGCTTCCAAAATTGCATACCCCTCAAAATATGACAAAATACAAAATCCTTCTAACTTTCACAAGATTGACAATGAA GAGCTGGTGAAGAAATGTTCGGATCAGATGGTAGATCTTTGCGATAGATGGAACATCCATATTGAGCCTGCTGAATCAGGAATTGGCTCCCCATGTAATAAAGTAATTTTGCTAGGACCCCCAGAGGAAACCAAAGAAGTTGGAACTTCAAAGGTAAAGGAAATCCAACAAAGAAATAGCATGGCTGTGGTGGGGGATTCAAGCAAGAGCAATGCTGCTGTGGTGAATTCATGTGAGGAAGAAGAAAAACAAAATGGAACTGCGATAATCAACGGGTTTGGAACTTCAAATGCAAAGGAAATCCAACAAGGCAATGGCAAGGTGGGTTCAAGtgaagaaaaagaaaaggaaaatgGGACTGCGATAATCAACGGGCTTGGAACTTCAAATGCAAAGGAAATCCAACAAGGCAATGGCAAGGTATCTGTGGTGGGTTCAAGtgaagaaaaagaaaaggaaaatgGGGCTGCGATAATCAATGGGGTTGGAACTTCAAATGTAAAGGAAATCCAACAAGGCAATGGCAAG GTGGGTTCAAGTGAAGAAAAAGAAAATGGGGCTGCGATAATCAATGGGGTTGGAACTTCAAATGTAAAGAAAATCCAACAAGGCAATGGCAAGGTGGGTTCAAGTAAGGAAAATGGGATTGCGATAAACAATGGGGTTGGAACTTCAAAGGTAAAGGAAATCCAACAAGGCAATGGCAAGGTGGCTGTGGTGGGTTCAAGtgaagaaaaagaaaaggaaaacGGGACTGCGATAAACAACGGGGTTGGAACTTCAAAGGTAATGGAAATCCAACACAGCAAGAGCAAGGGTGTGGTGGTGGATTTAtgtgaagaagaagatgaagatgaagaagtTGGGACTGCGTTAATCCAGCGAAGACAAGTCATGAGAAACACAGATCCTTCTCATGCGCAGGTGCGCATGCAGGTGGATGTGATCCAACTCCCGAAAGATGATAAAGACAGGGTTGAGGATATAATCCGACGATCACTGGAAAAGTGCATGGCAGTAGAGGCTGAAGAGCCACAGATACAGATGAGGGGGTCAAGTTCAGGGATTGTAGATCTTGTTGAACCATTGAACTTTAAGCTGAAGTGGTTCATTTGA
- the LOC127086423 gene encoding uncharacterized protein LOC127086423 isoform X1 produces the protein MDSETEFPVPNRMESELIKEYFETESRFIAVRSYYQIYQNVLIRKDAVSIIARVSRRIDSDTYIPYLAMNYFDRLCSRNTNIMKDKDVEGRSAEERFRLIAMGCLTISAKMRTKNFSVDQLLSAMKSRKGNITHQMVKKVENLILDELNWKMLPVTAFCFLNHYYPYFKEFGGFRRRCINEIIVQAQGEHTFIRYTPSQIALSAFMAASKIAYPSKYDKIQNPSNFHKIDNEELVKKCSDQMVDLCDRWNIHIEPAESGIGSPCNKVILLGPPEETKEVGTSKVKEIQQRNSMAVVGDSSKSNAAVVNSCEEEEKQNGTAIINGFGTSNAKEIQQGNGKVGSSEEKEKENGTAIINGLGTSNAKEIQQGNGKVSVVGSSEEKEKENGAAIINGVGTSNVKEIQQGNGKVSVVGSSEEKEKENGAAIINGVGTSNVKEIQQGNGKVGSSEEKEKENGAAIINGVGTSNVKEIQQGNGKVGSSEEKENGAAIINGVRTSNVKEIQQGNGKVGSSEEKENGAAIINGVGTSNVKKIQQGNGKVGSSKENGIAINNGVGTSKVKEIQQGNGKVAVVGSSEEKEKENGTAINNGVGTSKVMEIQHSKSKGVVVDLCEEEDEDEEVGTALIQRRQVMRNTDPSHAQVRMQVDVIQLPKDDKDRVEDIIRRSLEKCMAVEAEEPQIQMRGSSSGIVDLVEPLNFKLKWFI, from the exons GAAACGGAATTCCCTGTTCCTAATCGGATGGAATCCGAACTCATAAAGGAATACTTTGAAACTGAATCTCGATTCATTGCTGTTAGGAGCTACTACCAAATTTATCAGAACGTTCTTATACGGAAGGATGCTGTTTCAATAATCGCCAGG GTCTCGAGGAGAATTGATTCTGATACATATATTCCGTATCTTGCTATGAACTACTTTGATCGCCTCTGTTCAAGGAACACAAATATCATGAAG GATAAGGACGTGGAAGGTCGTAGTGCTGAGGAAAGATTTCGATTGATTGCAATGGGTTGTCTCACCATATCTGCCAAGATGAGGACAAAAAACTTCTCTGTTGATCAGCTTTTG AGCGCCATGAAATCCAGGAAAGGGAATATAACTCATCAGATGGTAAAGAAAGTGGAGAATCTCATTCTTGATGAACTTAATTGGAAAATGCTACCGGTGACTGCCTTCTGCTTTCTGAATCACTATTACCCTTACTTCAAAGAATTCGGTGGCTTTAGACGTCGTTGCATCAATGAGATCATAGTTCAAGCTCAGGGAG AACACACATTTATTAGATACACACCTTCTCAGATTGCATTGTCCGCGTTTATGGCTGCTTCCAAAATTGCATACCCCTCAAAATATGACAAAATACAAAATCCTTCTAACTTTCACAAGATTGACAATGAA GAGCTGGTGAAGAAATGTTCGGATCAGATGGTAGATCTTTGCGATAGATGGAACATCCATATTGAGCCTGCTGAATCAGGAATTGGCTCCCCATGTAATAAAGTAATTTTGCTAGGACCCCCAGAGGAAACCAAAGAAGTTGGAACTTCAAAGGTAAAGGAAATCCAACAAAGAAATAGCATGGCTGTGGTGGGGGATTCAAGCAAGAGCAATGCTGCTGTGGTGAATTCATGTGAGGAAGAAGAAAAACAAAATGGAACTGCGATAATCAACGGGTTTGGAACTTCAAATGCAAAGGAAATCCAACAAGGCAATGGCAAGGTGGGTTCAAGtgaagaaaaagaaaaggaaaatgGGACTGCGATAATCAACGGGCTTGGAACTTCAAATGCAAAGGAAATCCAACAAGGCAATGGCAAGGTATCTGTGGTGGGTTCAAGtgaagaaaaagaaaaggaaaatgGGGCTGCGATAATCAATGGGGTTGGAACTTCAAATGTAAAGGAAATCCAACAAGGCAATGGCAAGGTATCTGTGGTGGGTTCAAGtgaagaaaaagaaaaggaaaatgGGGCTGCGATAATCAATGGGGTTGGAACTTCAAATGTAAAGGAAATCCAACAAGGCAATGGCAAGGTGGGTTCAAGtgaagaaaaagaaaaggaaaatgGGGCTGCGATAATCAATGGGGTTGGAACTTCAAATGTAAAGGAAATCCAACAAGGCAATGGCAAGGTGGGTTCAAGTGAAGAAAAAGAAAATGGGGCTGCGATAATCAATGGGGTTAGAACTTCAAATGTAAAGGAAATCCAACAAGGCAATGGCAAGGTGGGTTCAAGTGAAGAAAAAGAAAATGGGGCTGCGATAATCAATGGGGTTGGAACTTCAAATGTAAAGAAAATCCAACAAGGCAATGGCAAGGTGGGTTCAAGTAAGGAAAATGGGATTGCGATAAACAATGGGGTTGGAACTTCAAAGGTAAAGGAAATCCAACAAGGCAATGGCAAGGTGGCTGTGGTGGGTTCAAGtgaagaaaaagaaaaggaaaacGGGACTGCGATAAACAACGGGGTTGGAACTTCAAAGGTAATGGAAATCCAACACAGCAAGAGCAAGGGTGTGGTGGTGGATTTAtgtgaagaagaagatgaagatgaagaagtTGGGACTGCGTTAATCCAGCGAAGACAAGTCATGAGAAACACAGATCCTTCTCATGCGCAGGTGCGCATGCAGGTGGATGTGATCCAACTCCCGAAAGATGATAAAGACAGGGTTGAGGATATAATCCGACGATCACTGGAAAAGTGCATGGCAGTAGAGGCTGAAGAGCCACAGATACAGATGAGGGGGTCAAGTTCAGGGATTGTAGATCTTGTTGAACCATTGAACTTTAAGCTGAAGTGGTTCATTTGA
- the LOC127086423 gene encoding uncharacterized protein LOC127086423 isoform X6, with protein sequence MDSETEFPVPNRMESELIKEYFETESRFIAVRSYYQIYQNVLIRKDAVSIIARVSRRIDSDTYIPYLAMNYFDRLCSRNTNIMKDKDVEGRSAEERFRLIAMGCLTISAKMRTKNFSVDQLLSAMKSRKGNITHQMVKKVENLILDELNWKMLPVTAFCFLNHYYPYFKEFGGFRRRCINEIIVQAQGEHTFIRYTPSQIALSAFMAASKIAYPSKYDKIQNPSNFHKIDNEELVKKCSDQMVDLCDRWNIHIEPAESGIGSPCNKVILLGPPEETKEVGTSKVKEIQQRNSMAVVGDSSKSNAAVVNSCEEEEKQNGTAIINGFGTSNAKEIQQGNGKVGSSEEKEKENGTAIINGLGTSNAKEIQQGNGKVSVVGSSEEKEKENGAAIINGVGTSNVKEIQQGNGKVGSSEEKENGAAIINGVRTSNVKEIQQGNGKVGSSEEKENGAAIINGVGTSNVKKIQQGNGKVGSSKENGIAINNGVGTSKVKEIQQGNGKVAVVGSSEEKEKENGTAINNGVGTSKVMEIQHSKSKGVVVDLCEEEDEDEEVGTALIQRRQVMRNTDPSHAQVRMQVDVIQLPKDDKDRVEDIIRRSLEKCMAVEAEEPQIQMRGSSSGIVDLVEPLNFKLKWFI encoded by the exons GAAACGGAATTCCCTGTTCCTAATCGGATGGAATCCGAACTCATAAAGGAATACTTTGAAACTGAATCTCGATTCATTGCTGTTAGGAGCTACTACCAAATTTATCAGAACGTTCTTATACGGAAGGATGCTGTTTCAATAATCGCCAGG GTCTCGAGGAGAATTGATTCTGATACATATATTCCGTATCTTGCTATGAACTACTTTGATCGCCTCTGTTCAAGGAACACAAATATCATGAAG GATAAGGACGTGGAAGGTCGTAGTGCTGAGGAAAGATTTCGATTGATTGCAATGGGTTGTCTCACCATATCTGCCAAGATGAGGACAAAAAACTTCTCTGTTGATCAGCTTTTG AGCGCCATGAAATCCAGGAAAGGGAATATAACTCATCAGATGGTAAAGAAAGTGGAGAATCTCATTCTTGATGAACTTAATTGGAAAATGCTACCGGTGACTGCCTTCTGCTTTCTGAATCACTATTACCCTTACTTCAAAGAATTCGGTGGCTTTAGACGTCGTTGCATCAATGAGATCATAGTTCAAGCTCAGGGAG AACACACATTTATTAGATACACACCTTCTCAGATTGCATTGTCCGCGTTTATGGCTGCTTCCAAAATTGCATACCCCTCAAAATATGACAAAATACAAAATCCTTCTAACTTTCACAAGATTGACAATGAA GAGCTGGTGAAGAAATGTTCGGATCAGATGGTAGATCTTTGCGATAGATGGAACATCCATATTGAGCCTGCTGAATCAGGAATTGGCTCCCCATGTAATAAAGTAATTTTGCTAGGACCCCCAGAGGAAACCAAAGAAGTTGGAACTTCAAAGGTAAAGGAAATCCAACAAAGAAATAGCATGGCTGTGGTGGGGGATTCAAGCAAGAGCAATGCTGCTGTGGTGAATTCATGTGAGGAAGAAGAAAAACAAAATGGAACTGCGATAATCAACGGGTTTGGAACTTCAAATGCAAAGGAAATCCAACAAGGCAATGGCAAGGTGGGTTCAAGtgaagaaaaagaaaaggaaaatgGGACTGCGATAATCAACGGGCTTGGAACTTCAAATGCAAAGGAAATCCAACAAGGCAATGGCAAGGTATCTGTG GTGGGTTCAAGtgaagaaaaagaaaaggaaaatgGGGCTGCGATAATCAATGGGGTTGGAACTTCAAATGTAAAGGAAATCCAACAAGGCAATGGCAAGGTGGGTTCAAGTGAAGAAAAAGAAAATGGGGCTGCGATAATCAATGGGGTTAGAACTTCAAATGTAAAGGAAATCCAACAAGGCAATGGCAAGGTGGGTTCAAGTGAAGAAAAAGAAAATGGGGCTGCGATAATCAATGGGGTTGGAACTTCAAATGTAAAGAAAATCCAACAAGGCAATGGCAAGGTGGGTTCAAGTAAGGAAAATGGGATTGCGATAAACAATGGGGTTGGAACTTCAAAGGTAAAGGAAATCCAACAAGGCAATGGCAAGGTGGCTGTGGTGGGTTCAAGtgaagaaaaagaaaaggaaaacGGGACTGCGATAAACAACGGGGTTGGAACTTCAAAGGTAATGGAAATCCAACACAGCAAGAGCAAGGGTGTGGTGGTGGATTTAtgtgaagaagaagatgaagatgaagaagtTGGGACTGCGTTAATCCAGCGAAGACAAGTCATGAGAAACACAGATCCTTCTCATGCGCAGGTGCGCATGCAGGTGGATGTGATCCAACTCCCGAAAGATGATAAAGACAGGGTTGAGGATATAATCCGACGATCACTGGAAAAGTGCATGGCAGTAGAGGCTGAAGAGCCACAGATACAGATGAGGGGGTCAAGTTCAGGGATTGTAGATCTTGTTGAACCATTGAACTTTAAGCTGAAGTGGTTCATTTGA
- the LOC127086423 gene encoding uncharacterized protein LOC127086423 isoform X4 — protein sequence MDSETEFPVPNRMESELIKEYFETESRFIAVRSYYQIYQNVLIRKDAVSIIARVSRRIDSDTYIPYLAMNYFDRLCSRNTNIMKDKDVEGRSAEERFRLIAMGCLTISAKMRTKNFSVDQLLSAMKSRKGNITHQMVKKVENLILDELNWKMLPVTAFCFLNHYYPYFKEFGGFRRRCINEIIVQAQGEHTFIRYTPSQIALSAFMAASKIAYPSKYDKIQNPSNFHKIDNEELVKKCSDQMVDLCDRWNIHIEPAESGIGSPCNKVILLGPPEETKEVGTSKVKEIQQRNSMAVVGDSSKSNAAVVNSCEEEEKQNGTAIINGFGTSNAKEIQQGNGKVGSSEEKEKENGTAIINGLGTSNAKEIQQGNGKVSVVGSSEEKEKENGAAIINGVGTSNVKEIQQGNGKVSVVGSSEEKEKENGAAIINGVGTSNVKEIQQGNGKVGSSEEKENGAAIINGVGTSNVKKIQQGNGKVGSSKENGIAINNGVGTSKVKEIQQGNGKVAVVGSSEEKEKENGTAINNGVGTSKVMEIQHSKSKGVVVDLCEEEDEDEEVGTALIQRRQVMRNTDPSHAQVRMQVDVIQLPKDDKDRVEDIIRRSLEKCMAVEAEEPQIQMRGSSSGIVDLVEPLNFKLKWFI from the exons GAAACGGAATTCCCTGTTCCTAATCGGATGGAATCCGAACTCATAAAGGAATACTTTGAAACTGAATCTCGATTCATTGCTGTTAGGAGCTACTACCAAATTTATCAGAACGTTCTTATACGGAAGGATGCTGTTTCAATAATCGCCAGG GTCTCGAGGAGAATTGATTCTGATACATATATTCCGTATCTTGCTATGAACTACTTTGATCGCCTCTGTTCAAGGAACACAAATATCATGAAG GATAAGGACGTGGAAGGTCGTAGTGCTGAGGAAAGATTTCGATTGATTGCAATGGGTTGTCTCACCATATCTGCCAAGATGAGGACAAAAAACTTCTCTGTTGATCAGCTTTTG AGCGCCATGAAATCCAGGAAAGGGAATATAACTCATCAGATGGTAAAGAAAGTGGAGAATCTCATTCTTGATGAACTTAATTGGAAAATGCTACCGGTGACTGCCTTCTGCTTTCTGAATCACTATTACCCTTACTTCAAAGAATTCGGTGGCTTTAGACGTCGTTGCATCAATGAGATCATAGTTCAAGCTCAGGGAG AACACACATTTATTAGATACACACCTTCTCAGATTGCATTGTCCGCGTTTATGGCTGCTTCCAAAATTGCATACCCCTCAAAATATGACAAAATACAAAATCCTTCTAACTTTCACAAGATTGACAATGAA GAGCTGGTGAAGAAATGTTCGGATCAGATGGTAGATCTTTGCGATAGATGGAACATCCATATTGAGCCTGCTGAATCAGGAATTGGCTCCCCATGTAATAAAGTAATTTTGCTAGGACCCCCAGAGGAAACCAAAGAAGTTGGAACTTCAAAGGTAAAGGAAATCCAACAAAGAAATAGCATGGCTGTGGTGGGGGATTCAAGCAAGAGCAATGCTGCTGTGGTGAATTCATGTGAGGAAGAAGAAAAACAAAATGGAACTGCGATAATCAACGGGTTTGGAACTTCAAATGCAAAGGAAATCCAACAAGGCAATGGCAAGGTGGGTTCAAGtgaagaaaaagaaaaggaaaatgGGACTGCGATAATCAACGGGCTTGGAACTTCAAATGCAAAGGAAATCCAACAAGGCAATGGCAAGGTATCTGTGGTGGGTTCAAGtgaagaaaaagaaaaggaaaatgGGGCTGCGATAATCAATGGGGTTGGAACTTCAAATGTAAAGGAAATCCAACAAGGCAATGGCAAGGTATCTGTGGTGGGTTCAAGtgaagaaaaagaaaaggaaaatgGGGCTGCGATAATCAATGGGGTTGGAACTTCAAATGTAAAGGAAATCCAACAAGGCAATGGCAAG GTGGGTTCAAGTGAAGAAAAAGAAAATGGGGCTGCGATAATCAATGGGGTTGGAACTTCAAATGTAAAGAAAATCCAACAAGGCAATGGCAAGGTGGGTTCAAGTAAGGAAAATGGGATTGCGATAAACAATGGGGTTGGAACTTCAAAGGTAAAGGAAATCCAACAAGGCAATGGCAAGGTGGCTGTGGTGGGTTCAAGtgaagaaaaagaaaaggaaaacGGGACTGCGATAAACAACGGGGTTGGAACTTCAAAGGTAATGGAAATCCAACACAGCAAGAGCAAGGGTGTGGTGGTGGATTTAtgtgaagaagaagatgaagatgaagaagtTGGGACTGCGTTAATCCAGCGAAGACAAGTCATGAGAAACACAGATCCTTCTCATGCGCAGGTGCGCATGCAGGTGGATGTGATCCAACTCCCGAAAGATGATAAAGACAGGGTTGAGGATATAATCCGACGATCACTGGAAAAGTGCATGGCAGTAGAGGCTGAAGAGCCACAGATACAGATGAGGGGGTCAAGTTCAGGGATTGTAGATCTTGTTGAACCATTGAACTTTAAGCTGAAGTGGTTCATTTGA
- the LOC127086423 gene encoding uncharacterized protein LOC127086423 isoform X2 has product MDSETEFPVPNRMESELIKEYFETESRFIAVRSYYQIYQNVLIRKDAVSIIARVSRRIDSDTYIPYLAMNYFDRLCSRNTNIMKDKDVEGRSAEERFRLIAMGCLTISAKMRTKNFSVDQLLSAMKSRKGNITHQMVKKVENLILDELNWKMLPVTAFCFLNHYYPYFKEFGGFRRRCINEIIVQAQGEHTFIRYTPSQIALSAFMAASKIAYPSKYDKIQNPSNFHKIDNEELVKKCSDQMVDLCDRWNIHIEPAESGIGSPCNKVILLGPPEETKEVGTSKVKEIQQRNSMAVVGDSSKSNAAVVNSCEEEEKQNGTAIINGFGTSNAKEIQQGNGKVGSSEEKEKENGTAIINGLGTSNAKEIQQGNGKVSVVGSSEEKEKENGAAIINGVGTSNVKEIQQGNGKVSVVGSSEEKEKENGAAIINGVGTSNVKEIQQGNGKVGSSEEKEKENGAAIINGVGTSNVKEIQQGNGKVGSSEEKENGAAIINGVGTSNVKKIQQGNGKVGSSKENGIAINNGVGTSKVKEIQQGNGKVAVVGSSEEKEKENGTAINNGVGTSKVMEIQHSKSKGVVVDLCEEEDEDEEVGTALIQRRQVMRNTDPSHAQVRMQVDVIQLPKDDKDRVEDIIRRSLEKCMAVEAEEPQIQMRGSSSGIVDLVEPLNFKLKWFI; this is encoded by the exons GAAACGGAATTCCCTGTTCCTAATCGGATGGAATCCGAACTCATAAAGGAATACTTTGAAACTGAATCTCGATTCATTGCTGTTAGGAGCTACTACCAAATTTATCAGAACGTTCTTATACGGAAGGATGCTGTTTCAATAATCGCCAGG GTCTCGAGGAGAATTGATTCTGATACATATATTCCGTATCTTGCTATGAACTACTTTGATCGCCTCTGTTCAAGGAACACAAATATCATGAAG GATAAGGACGTGGAAGGTCGTAGTGCTGAGGAAAGATTTCGATTGATTGCAATGGGTTGTCTCACCATATCTGCCAAGATGAGGACAAAAAACTTCTCTGTTGATCAGCTTTTG AGCGCCATGAAATCCAGGAAAGGGAATATAACTCATCAGATGGTAAAGAAAGTGGAGAATCTCATTCTTGATGAACTTAATTGGAAAATGCTACCGGTGACTGCCTTCTGCTTTCTGAATCACTATTACCCTTACTTCAAAGAATTCGGTGGCTTTAGACGTCGTTGCATCAATGAGATCATAGTTCAAGCTCAGGGAG AACACACATTTATTAGATACACACCTTCTCAGATTGCATTGTCCGCGTTTATGGCTGCTTCCAAAATTGCATACCCCTCAAAATATGACAAAATACAAAATCCTTCTAACTTTCACAAGATTGACAATGAA GAGCTGGTGAAGAAATGTTCGGATCAGATGGTAGATCTTTGCGATAGATGGAACATCCATATTGAGCCTGCTGAATCAGGAATTGGCTCCCCATGTAATAAAGTAATTTTGCTAGGACCCCCAGAGGAAACCAAAGAAGTTGGAACTTCAAAGGTAAAGGAAATCCAACAAAGAAATAGCATGGCTGTGGTGGGGGATTCAAGCAAGAGCAATGCTGCTGTGGTGAATTCATGTGAGGAAGAAGAAAAACAAAATGGAACTGCGATAATCAACGGGTTTGGAACTTCAAATGCAAAGGAAATCCAACAAGGCAATGGCAAGGTGGGTTCAAGtgaagaaaaagaaaaggaaaatgGGACTGCGATAATCAACGGGCTTGGAACTTCAAATGCAAAGGAAATCCAACAAGGCAATGGCAAGGTATCTGTGGTGGGTTCAAGtgaagaaaaagaaaaggaaaatgGGGCTGCGATAATCAATGGGGTTGGAACTTCAAATGTAAAGGAAATCCAACAAGGCAATGGCAAGGTATCTGTGGTGGGTTCAAGtgaagaaaaagaaaaggaaaatgGGGCTGCGATAATCAATGGGGTTGGAACTTCAAATGTAAAGGAAATCCAACAAGGCAATGGCAAGGTGGGTTCAAGtgaagaaaaagaaaaggaaaatgGGGCTGCGATAATCAATGGGGTTGGAACTTCAAATGTAAAGGAAATCCAACAAGGCAATGGCAAG GTGGGTTCAAGTGAAGAAAAAGAAAATGGGGCTGCGATAATCAATGGGGTTGGAACTTCAAATGTAAAGAAAATCCAACAAGGCAATGGCAAGGTGGGTTCAAGTAAGGAAAATGGGATTGCGATAAACAATGGGGTTGGAACTTCAAAGGTAAAGGAAATCCAACAAGGCAATGGCAAGGTGGCTGTGGTGGGTTCAAGtgaagaaaaagaaaaggaaaacGGGACTGCGATAAACAACGGGGTTGGAACTTCAAAGGTAATGGAAATCCAACACAGCAAGAGCAAGGGTGTGGTGGTGGATTTAtgtgaagaagaagatgaagatgaagaagtTGGGACTGCGTTAATCCAGCGAAGACAAGTCATGAGAAACACAGATCCTTCTCATGCGCAGGTGCGCATGCAGGTGGATGTGATCCAACTCCCGAAAGATGATAAAGACAGGGTTGAGGATATAATCCGACGATCACTGGAAAAGTGCATGGCAGTAGAGGCTGAAGAGCCACAGATACAGATGAGGGGGTCAAGTTCAGGGATTGTAGATCTTGTTGAACCATTGAACTTTAAGCTGAAGTGGTTCATTTGA